Sequence from the Staphylococcus argenteus genome:
CAATTGCAACCGTACCAACTAATTTAGACAATCCTTTTTCATTCAATTCTTTTTTAGCTCTCTTTTCTCCTTCACAATCATCATAAATAGCCACTTTAATTCCAAGATAAATTGGTATTAAACCCAATAAACCTAATATCCACTTTTCTGGAACATAATTTAATACAAAAGCTAAAAACAAACTAACTAATATTAAAATAATAGACCCTAAATATTGACCAACATAAATATCTCTATATTCTTTTCTAGTCTTTGCTCTAGCAAAAAATATTAATAAAATTACTAATAAATCAACTGCTGTAGCAATATAAAGAACAGCAGCAGCAACAACCGTTTGAATCATACATACACCTCATTCAAAAATATTTTTGAATGTATTATAACTTATATTTTTAAATAATCATAGGTGCTTTATTCCAATTGCTTTATTGACGTTGAGCCTCGGAACCCTTAACAATCCCAAAACTTGTCGAATGGTCGGCTTAATAGCTCACGCTATGCCGACATTCGTCTGCAAGTTTAGTTAAGGGTTCTTCTCAACATCAATAAATTTTCTCGGCATAAATACGATGTTCCTTTTATAAAAAATAGCAATCCTTATTACAATATTAAACACTTTTATTTTGAATTTTAAGAGGCATTTTGAAGACTTAGAGGCAAATCATATAGGTTTTGTACTTAAAAATCTATACAGTCTCTTAAAACGCAAATATGAGCCAAATAAATATATGCTAATTTCACAAACAAAAATTTCAGCAAAATCAGTGACTAATTTTTTAGATACTGCCCATTTACATGCAAATTTAAAAATTAGCATAAAATACTTTAAAACTTCCCCATGTTTTTCTAAATTCCTGCAGGGCTTTTCTTATCAAAAACTTAGAAATTTTAATTTAACTCTAAAATCTCCGTAAGAGCATAAGGGAAATTTGCTATCATTCAAAAATGATAGATCTGGCAAGGCCAGACATTCCAAGGGTTTTAAGTAATTTTAAAGTGATATC
This genomic interval carries:
- the cadD gene encoding cadmium resistance transporter CadD yields the protein MIQTVVAAAVLYIATAVDLLVILLIFFARAKTRKEYRDIYVGQYLGSIILILVSLFLAFVLNYVPEKWILGLLGLIPIYLGIKVAIYDDCEGEKRAKKELNEKGLSKLVGTVAIVTIASCGADNIGLFVPYFVTLSVTNLLLTLFVFLILIFFLVFTAQKLANIPGIGEIVEKFSRWIMAIIYIALGLFIIIENDTIQTILGFIF